The Salmo salar chromosome ssa06, Ssal_v3.1, whole genome shotgun sequence genome window below encodes:
- the LOC106607813 gene encoding scavenger receptor class A member 3 — translation MKEIYCGYENQLFKEEDLSGEEEEMTSFRGRTRGGCVKCQQTRSLQLAVKVLYSFFAFLIIAVAVLASLVFRKVDNLSEKESFYHKKITKVQESIQDLSTVSNCSDCFNVAHFSEEISRLKGEFEDLQKMILGQEQVLDQASQTQQTLKSTSSRMTRDMQNYSLSIRLINQSLERYVHQVDGWKVVITETDESMKTLSQDQYDLKATVNQVNTSVALSSLWMDALQRKTDEETLVLQKMTADWQNYSRVLSGLKSNSSTTTQMVRSIQSGISATHQRISMSSEIVHDLTLQVMNLQMQLDNVTSFMDEHEENMHDLHYHSKYYENRTGERFITMDARMNSIEMEIDTISSSINATVSHVQSMYKYINIESTSCQTRLGGHTEDLHNLNTTVLLLMHLADTLRQQYMLLSVRLDVDVRNLFMVMEEMKLVDTHHTHVIQNFTILKGAPGPPGPKGNRGEGGAKGPVGLTGNKGDKGPAGNRGPLGEKGFIGPEGAQGEPGPIGARGGVGIKGANGSVGQPGPRGERGEKGDIGTVGKDGLPGPKGPMGIQGQAGLPGVHGLPGPRGKPGPVGPHGAPGPPGLPAYPATVS, via the exons ATGAAAG AAATCTATTGCGGATACGAGAACCAGCTCTTTAAAG AGGAGGATCTTagtggggaggaggaagagatgacTTCCTTTAGAG GAAGAACCAGAGGTGGCTGTGTGAAATGCCAGCAGACACGTTCTCTGCAGCTGGCCGTTAAAGTGCTGTACAGTTTCTTTGCCTTCCTCATCAtagcagtggcagtgctggcatcACTTG TATTTAGGAAGGTCGACAACTTATCAGAAAAGGAATCCTTTTATCATAAGAAGATTACCAAGGTCCAGGAAAGTATACAAG ATCTTAGCACTGTCAGCAACTGCTCGGACTGCTTCAATGTGGCCCACTTCAGCGAGGAGATCAGTAGGCTGAAGGGGGAGTTTGAGGACCTCCAGAAGATGATCCTGGGTCAGGAGCAGGTCCTGGACCAGGCCTCCCAGACCCAGCAGACCCTGAAGTCAACCAGCAGCAGGATGACCCGAGACATGCAGAACTACTCCCTGTCCATCAGGCTCATCAACCAGTCCCTGGAGCGTTACGTACACCAGGTGGACGGATGGAAGGTGGTCATCACCGAGACGGACGAGAGCATGAAGACTCTGTCTCAGGATCAGTATGACCTCAAGGCCACGGTGAATCAGGTCAACACCTCGGTGGCCCTCAGCTCCTTGTGGATGGACGCCCTGCAGAGGAAGACCGACGAGGAGACGCTGGTCCTGCAGAAGATGACCGCTGACTGGCAGAACTACAGCCGGGTGTTGAGCGGTCTGAAGTCTAACTCCAGCACCACCACTCAGATGGTGAGGAGCATCCAGAGCGGCATCTCGGCCACGCACCAGAGGATCAGCATGAGCTCGGAGATAGTGCACGACCTTACCCTGCAGGTGATGAACCTGCAGATGCAGCTAGACAACGTCACCTCCTTCATGGACGAGCACGAGGAGAACATGCACGACCTCCACTACCACTCCAAGTACTACGAGAACCGGACGGGCGAGAGGTTCATCACCATGGACGCCCGCATGAACTCCATCGAGATGGAGATCGACACCATCTCGTCCAGCATCAATGCCACAGTGAGCCACGTGCAGAGCATGTACAAGTACATCAACATCGAGAGCACTTCGTGCCAGACGCGGCTTGGTGGCCACACGGAGGACCTGCACAACCTGAACACAACGGTGCTACTGCTGATGCACCTGGCTGACACTCTGAGGCAGCAGTACATGCTGCTGAGCGTCCGTCTAGACGTGGACGTCAGGAATCTGTTCATGGTCATGGAGGAGATGAAGCTAGTAGACACTCACCACACCCATGTCATCCAGAACTTCACCATTCTGAAAG GTGCACCTGGCCCACCAGGTCCAAAGGGCaacagaggggaaggaggggcCAAAGGTCCAGTTGGCCTGACAGGAAACAAAGGAGACAAAGGCCCAGCAGGGAACCGTGGCCCTCTGGGAGAGAAGGGCTTCATCGGGCCAGAAGGAGCTCAGGGGGAGCCAGGACCAATAGGAGCCAGAGGCGGAGTGGGGATCAAAGGGGCGAATGGTTCTGTGGGCCAGCCTGGCCCCcgtggagaaagaggagagaagggagatatAGGTACTGTTGGTAAGGATGGACTGCCAGGCCCCAAAGGGCCAATGGGAATACAGGGCCAAGCAGGGCTCCCAGGGGTGCATGGGCTACCCGGTCCAAGAGGAAAGCCTGGGCCTGTTGGTCCACACGGAGCCCCTGGCCCACCAGGCCTACCAGCTTACCCAGCCACAGTGTCTTGA